The following proteins come from a genomic window of Archocentrus centrarchus isolate MPI-CPG fArcCen1 chromosome 3, fArcCen1, whole genome shotgun sequence:
- the LOC115776135 gene encoding 60S ribosome subunit biogenesis protein NIP7 homolog, producing MRPLTEEETKTMFEKLSKYIGENIKLLVDRPDGVYCFRLHHDRVYYMSEKILKLGTNFSRDKLISVGTCFGKFTKTKKFRLHITALDFLAPYAKFKVWVKPGAEQSFLYGNHVLKSGLGRITENTMQYQGVVVYSMADVPLGFGVAAKSTQECRRVDPMSIVVFHQADVGEFIRNEDTLT from the exons ATGAGGCCGCTGACAGAAGAAGAGACCAAAACGATGTTTGAGAAATTATCAAAATA CATTGGTGAAAACATAAAACTTCTAGTGGACCGACCAGACGGTGTTTACTGTTTTAGGCTGCACCATGACAGAGTCTACTATATGAG TGAGAAAATCCTAAAGCTGGGCACCAACTTTTCCCGGGACAAACTCATATCAGTGGGTACGTGTTTTGGGAAGTTTACAAAGACCAAGAAGTTCCGTCTGCACATCACAGCCCTGGATTTCCTCGCTCCATATGCAAAG TTTAAGGTGTGGGTGAAACCTGGAGCCGAGCAGTCTTTCCTGTATGGGAACCACGTGCTAAAATCTGGCCTTGGTAGAATCACTGAAAACACTATGCAGTATCAAGGAGTTGTGGTTTACTCCATGGCAGATGTACCCCTG GGTTTTGGTGTGGCGGCAAAGTCTACGCAGGAGTGTCGTCGAGTGGACCCCATGTCCATTGTTGTGTTCCACCAGGCTGATGTGGGAGAGTTCATAAGGAATGAGGACACATTAACATAA
- the LOC115778224 gene encoding LOW QUALITY PROTEIN: telomeric repeat-binding factor 2-like (The sequence of the model RefSeq protein was modified relative to this genomic sequence to represent the inferred CDS: inserted 1 base in 1 codon; deleted 2 bases in 2 codons) has protein sequence MLLICLKQFTFNFPAFTEPLCCFSVCSFEYGVKGDCNGHQTDIESIVNRWLVEYYLFLVLEFYKKEQYEDFCCIRDVLESILARPLESTDDMPTKVRVLQFITRINEGEKLDVTFDTDMSITPLESALNLLEXMRQEFSIPQQDYEKVSTSLKEMIVGLFIKNNEFDKAEEVLNKHFPQKNVGKKGIFVGLIRKKNKKHEVIKQINFRQFKEEMLAFCQRLCHFSIPLLHKLAKQLIDERFVAQDNTETETDEQAEPGPSSSSKGATFQFLPCKDSAIQRTRLEEAYKSLAAGLNKRTFAQLEEEVETEEQERENLCLQLSLTSKRRISLDLEEGLFQRDSGDPKEASPADQLLLKMPIVRCKREHYTVSRLVLQSDSQSSSFCTAASEELEPEARRKRAPQTLPVSDKKDRQRTGTDQKGATPTGKQPLQANRASTRKPKKSKRLPSDSEEDPQEPVTLSKTPVQKPHEQLSSDPGNNQANPDILDDIRMTDSSMESLPSQVPSHPVPQTSSTRHKDSAQNKQTNLSKWKQLYNNAKETKDVWSDEESYFTSKKSSPDVSTITDSGQRKRMWTESETQKLKDGVRIFGEGNWTKIKAYYGFKDRTNVNLKDRWRTMKKLNMV, from the exons atgctccTGATCTGCTTGAAGCAGTTCA CCTTCAATTTCCCCGCCTTCACCGAACCGCTTTGCTGCTTTTCCGTTTGCTCGTTTGAATATGGCGTCAAAGGAGACTGTAACGGTCACCAAACTGATATCGAATCGATCGTGAACCGCTGGCTAGTGGAGTATTACTTGTTTCTGGTGTTAGAGTTCTATAAGAAGGAACAATATGAGGATTTC TGCTGCATTAGAGACGTACTTGAGA GCATCTTGGCGCGCCCTTTGGAGTCAACTGATGACATGCCAACGAAGGTTCGCGTGTTGCAGTTTATCACCCGGATAAATGAGGGTGAAAAACTTG ATGTGACATTTGACACAGATATGTCAATAACCCCTCTGGAATCAGCCTTAAACTTGTTAG ATATGAGGCAGGAATTCAGTATCCCACAACAGGATTATGAGAAAGTATCTACGTCACTTAAAGAAATG ATTGTGGGGCTTTTCATTAAGAACAATGAGTTTGACAAAGCAGAAGAGGTGTTGAACAAACACTTTCCCCAAAAAAATGTTGGAAAG AAGGGAATATTCGTGGGTCTCAtcagaaaaaagaataaaaagcatGAAGTCATCAAGCAAATCAACTTTCGGCAGTTCAAGGAGGAGATGCTGGCATTTTGCCAGAGGCTCTGCCACTTCAGCATTCCCCTTCTGCATAAG TTGGCAAAACAGCTCATTGATGAAAGATTTGTGGCTCAAGACAATACAGAAACTGAAACTGATGAGCAAGCGGAACCTGGACCGTCCTCTAGTTCCAAAGGAGCCACTTTCCAGTTTCTACCATG TAAAGATTCAGCTATCCAGAGGACCAGGCTAGAAGAGGCCTACAAATCCTTGGCTGCAGgtttaaataaaagaacattTGCTCAGTTGGAGGAAGAAGTAGAAACAGAAGAGCAGGAAAGAGAAAATCTTTGCCTACAGCTTTCCCTCACTTCAAAGAGGCGTATCAGTCTGGACCTGGAGGAGGGCTTATTTCAGAGAGACTCAGGAGACCCCAAGGAAGCTTCACCAGCAGACCAGCTACTCTTAAAGATGCCCATTGTTCGGTGTAAAAGAGAGCATTACACTGTGTCTCGGCTGGTGTTGCAATCGGACAGTCAGTCAAGTTCGTTCTGCACAGCAGCTTCAGAGGAACTGGAACCTGAGGCCAGAAGGAAAAGGGCACCACAGACACTGCCTGTATCTGAT AAAAAGGACCGGCAGCGTACAGGAACAGACCAAAAAGGTGCTACGCCCACTGGAAAGCAGCCCCTTCAAGCCAACAGAGCTTCCACCag AAAACCTAAAAAGTCAAAACGGTTACCATCAGACAGCGAGGAAGACCCACAGGAGCCTGTGACCCTCAGTAAAACTCCGGTGCAAAAGCCTCATGAGCAACTGTCCAGTGATCCAGGGAACAACCAAGC GAATCCAGATATTCTGGATGACATTCGTATGACAGACTCTTCGATGGAGAGCTTGCCGAGTCAGGTCCCGTCTCATCCCGTCCCACAAACGAGCTCCACTCGTCACAAGGACTCtgctcaaaacaaacaaacaaacctttcaAAATG GAAGCAGCTGTACAATAACGCAAAAGAAACCAAGGACGTGTGGAGTGATGAAGAGTCATATTTTACCTCCAAAAAGAGCA GCCCAGATGTGAGCACCATTACGGATTCAGGCCAGAGGAAAAGG ATGTGGACGGAGAGTGAAACACAGAAGTTAAAAGATGGGGTCAGAATATTCGGAGAGGGCAACTGGACTAAAATAAAGGCATATTATGGCTTCAAAGATCGAACAAACGTCAACCTGAAGGACAGATGGAGAACGatgaaaaagttaaatatgGTCTGA
- the LOC115776095 gene encoding telomeric repeat-binding factor 2-like — MDMAAKEIVNSLQTESVVNRWLLDYYLFLALEFFRKEQYEDCCAITKVLDSVLARPYERTDLMSQKIQVWQFLSRINEGEKLDLSSQSVTPLESALILLENMIQKFSIPQQDYKNVCTSIKEMILMLFIKNGKFDKAEEALNKHFTKRMDGKRMLFMGLISKKNKQHEVIEQINFRQFKNEMLVFCESLCPVSSPFLEKAAKQLIEEKTKEQHNSGGRANEQAQPLPSSSPQVNAVQSVPCKHSTIQRTRLEVAYRALAAVLNERTFSQLEEEVETEDQEREDLYLHLSSDPKMDTNLDLEQEILFQRDSGSPMEVSPADQPPQTDVPQTQGSSLSKTTSVPWSRQLYTVSRLVMEPDSQANSQFSKVSEELDTEARLEEESQTLALSNKRDVQCPVTDQEVAIPIPQRRRRTNRTDSRNYKSKQLLSDSEEEPQRLSNPSMIIFPNLSPLHPVPQTSSTPHKDSTQLNSHSHSKCAFFQSPKDVKSEITDEELHDLSNTSSSRKSKTSKQLPSDSEEDPQEPVTLSKTPVQKPHEQLCSDSANNQVNPDVVDDFHITDSSMESSPVPSHPVPQTSSTPHKDSAQTVSSSKWKQLYNNAKESKDVWSNEELYFTSTKSNSNMSTASNSGHQKKKWTESETQKLKDGVRIFGEGNWTKIKAYYGFKDRTNINLKDRWRTMKKLNMV, encoded by the exons ATGGATATGGCGGCAAAAGAAATTGTTAACAGTCTCCAAACTGAGTCCGTCGTGAACCGCTGGCTGTTagattattatttgtttttggcgCTAGAGTTCTTTCGAAAGGAACAATACGAGGATTGCTGTGCCATTACAAAGGTACTCGACA GTGTCTTGGCACGTCCTTATGAGCGCACTGATCTCATGTCACAAAAGATTCAAGTGTGGCAGTTTCTTTCCCGGATAAATGAGGGTGAAAAGCTTG ACCTCTCTTCTCAGTCAGTAACTCCTCTGGAATCAGCCCTAATATTGCTGGAAAATATGATCCAGAAGTTCAGTATCCCACAACAGGATTACAAGAATGTATGCActtcaattaaagaaatg attttaatgctttttattaaAAACGGCAAATTTGACAAAGCAGAAGAGGCTCTGAACAAGCACTTTACCAAGAGGATGGATGGCAAG AGGATGCTTTTTATGGGTCTCATCAGTAAGAAGAATAAACAGCATGAAGTAATCGAGCAAATCAACTTTAGACAGTTCAAGAACGAGATGCTGGTTTTTTGCGAGAGCCTCTGCCCTGTAAGCAGCCCTTTTCTCGAGAAG GCTGCAAAGCAACTTATTGAAGAGAAAACTAAGGAGCAACACAACAGTGGAGGTAGAGCTAATGAGCAAGCCCAACCACTCCCCTCCTCAAGTCCACAAGTAAACGCAGTCCAGTCTGTGCCATG CAAACATTCAACTATCCAGAGAACCAGGCTAGAAGTGGCCTACAGAGCCTTAGCTGCAGTTTTAAATGAAAGAACATTTTCTCAGCTGGAGGAAGAAGTGGAGACAGAGGACCAGGAAAGGGAGGATCTTTACCTGCACCTCTCATCTGATCCTAAAATGGACACCAATCTGGACTTAGAGCAGGAAATATTATTTCAGAGAGACTCGGGCAGCCCCATGGAAGTTTCACCAGCAGACCAACCACCACAAACAGATGTTCCTCAAACTCAGGGAAGTTCACTTTCAAAGACAACCTCTGTGCCGTGGAGCAGGCAGCTTTACACTGTGTCACGGCTGGTGATGGAACCAGATAGTCAGGCAAATTCACAGTTCTCAAAAGTTTCAGAGGAACTGGATACTGAGGCCAGATTAGAAGAGGAATCACAGACACTGGCTCTATCAAATAAAAGAGATGTGCAGTGCCCAGTCACTGACCAAGAAGTTGCCATACCAATTCCACAACGCCGCAGACGAACCAACAGAACTGACAGCAG AAACTACAAGTCAAAACAGTTATTATCAGACAGTGAAGAAGAACCACAGAGGCTCTCCAACCCTTCAATGATCATCTTCCCCAATCTGTCCCCTCTTCACCCTGTCCCTCAAACAAGCTCCACTCCTCACAAGGATTCTACTCAACTCAACAGCCATTCCCATTCAAAATG tGCATTTTTTCAAAGTCCCAAAGATGTCAAGAGTGAAATTACTGATGAGGAACTCCATGACCTGTCAAATACTTCATCCAGCAG AAAATCTAAAACGTCAAAACAGTTACCATCAGACAGCGAGGAAGACCCACAGGAGCCTGTGACCCTCAGTAAAACTCCGGTGCAAAAGCCTCATGAGCAACTGTGCAGTGATTCTGCGAACAACCAAGT GAATCCAGATGTTGTGGATGACTTTCATATTACAGACTCTTCGATGGAGAGCTCGCCGGTCCCTTCTCATCCCGTCCCACAAACGAGCTCCACTCCTCACAAGGACTCTGCTCAAACCGTTTCCTCTTCTAAATG GAAGCAGCTGTACAATAATGCAAAAGAAAGCAAGGACGTGTGGAGCAATGAAGAGTTGTATTTTACCTCTACAAAGAGCA ACTCAAACATGAGCACAGCTTCAAATTCAGGCCATCAGAAAAAG AAGTGGACGGAGAGTGAAACACAGAAGTTAAAAGATGGGGTCAGAATATTCGGAGAGGGCAACTGGACTAAAATAAAGGCATATTACGGCTTCAAGGATCGAACGAACATCAACCTGAAGGACAGATGGAGAACGatgaaaaagttaaatatgGTCTGA
- the cdc42se2 gene encoding CDC42 small effector protein 2: protein MTEFWVCFSCCIAEQPQPKRRRRIDRSMIGEPTNFVHTTHVGSGDMGLGLASVDLVQAQMKSKGGYAHTSSEGSQL, encoded by the exons ATGACTGAGTTCTGGGTTTGTTTCAGTTGCTGCATTGCAGAGCAGCCACAGCCT AAACGGCGGCGACGGATCGATCGCTCCATGATTGGGGAACCAACAAACTTTGTTCATACCACACATGTAGGCTCAGGGGACATGGGCCTGGGATTGGCATca GTGGACTTAGTTCAGGCCCAGATGAAATCAAAAGGAGGATACGCGCATACAAGTTCTGAAGGTTCTCAGTTATAA